In a genomic window of Suricata suricatta isolate VVHF042 chromosome 12, meerkat_22Aug2017_6uvM2_HiC, whole genome shotgun sequence:
- the HSD11B1L gene encoding hydroxysteroid 11-beta-dehydrogenase 1-like protein isoform X3, whose protein sequence is MTTLTLPAGGPRAADRGQCGRRGGPGLSLRPPGLTPGAHCPHGGPPAEGGRELPEAGRSQGLLHRRGHGLPRGARARGAVCAGQAGRTGLPRAQPSRRQPGRHAVRERPGDTLAHAGELLELRATDFVGAAQPDGQQRLPGGRVLAARPYSAAKFALDGFFGSLRRELDVQDVNVAITMCVLGLRDRASTAEGVRGITRAKAAPGPKAALAVIRGGATRAPGVFYPWRLHLLCLLRGWLPHPRAWFVRQEFNVTAAAAA, encoded by the exons ATGACAACTTTGACCCTG CCTGCAGGGGGCCCGCGTGCTGCTGACCGGGGCCAGTGCGGGCGTCGGGGAGGACCTGGCCTATCACTACGCCCGCCTGGGCTCACACCTGGTGCTCACTGCCCACACGGAGGCCCTCCTGCAGAAG GTGGTAGGGAACTGCCGGAAGCTGGGCGCTCCCAAGGTCTTCTACATCGCCGCGGACATGGCCTCCCCCGAGGTGCCCGAGCGCGTGGTGCAGTTTGCGCTGGACAAGCTGG GAGGACTGGACTACCTCGTGCTCAACCATCTCGGCGCCAACCCGGCAGGCACGCGGTCCGGGAGCGTCCAGGCGACACGCTGGCTCATGCAG GTGAACTTCTTGAGTTACGTGCAACTGACTTCGTTGGCGCTGCCCAGCCTGACGGACAGCAAAGGCTCCCTGGTGGTCGTGTCCTCGCTGCTCG CCCGTACTCGGCAGCCAAGTTCGCTCTGGACGGCTTCTTCGGCTCTCTGCGGCGGGAGCTAGACGTGCAGGACGTGAACGTGGCCATCACCATGTGTGTCCTGGGCCTCCGGGATCGCGCCTCCACCGCCGAGGGAGTCAG GGGCATCACGAGGGCCAAGGCAGCCCCAGGGCCCAAGGCAGCCCTGGCCGTGATCCGCGGAGGTGCCACACGCGCCCCCGGCGTCTTCTACCCATGGCGCTTGCACCTGCTCTGCCTGCTCCGGGGCTGGCTGCCGCACCCGAGGGCCTGGTTCGTCCGCCAGGAGTTCAACGTCACCGCTGCCGCTGCTGCCTGA
- the HSD11B1L gene encoding hydroxysteroid 11-beta-dehydrogenase 1-like protein isoform X1, translating to MKVLLLTGLGALFFSYYWDDNFDPASLQGARVLLTGASAGVGEDLAYHYARLGSHLVLTAHTEALLQKVVGNCRKLGAPKVFYIAADMASPEVPERVVQFALDKLGGLDYLVLNHLGANPAGTRSGSVQATRWLMQVNFLSYVQLTSLALPSLTDSKGSLVVVSSLLGHVPTSFSSPYSAAKFALDGFFGSLRRELDVQDVNVAITMCVLGLRDRASTAEGVRGITRAKAAPGPKAALAVIRGGATRAPGVFYPWRLHLLCLLRGWLPHPRAWFVRQEFNVTAAAAA from the exons ATGAAGGTACTGCTTCTCACCGGGCTGGGAGCCCTGTTCTTCTCCTACTATTGGGATGACAACTTTGACCCTG CCAGCCTGCAGGGGGCCCGCGTGCTGCTGACCGGGGCCAGTGCGGGCGTCGGGGAGGACCTGGCCTATCACTACGCCCGCCTGGGCTCACACCTGGTGCTCACTGCCCACACGGAGGCCCTCCTGCAGAAG GTGGTAGGGAACTGCCGGAAGCTGGGCGCTCCCAAGGTCTTCTACATCGCCGCGGACATGGCCTCCCCCGAGGTGCCCGAGCGCGTGGTGCAGTTTGCGCTGGACAAGCTGG GAGGACTGGACTACCTCGTGCTCAACCATCTCGGCGCCAACCCGGCAGGCACGCGGTCCGGGAGCGTCCAGGCGACACGCTGGCTCATGCAG GTGAACTTCTTGAGTTACGTGCAACTGACTTCGTTGGCGCTGCCCAGCCTGACGGACAGCAAAGGCTCCCTGGTGGTCGTGTCCTCGCTGCTCG GCCATGTACCCACGTCCTTCTCCAGCCCGTACTCGGCAGCCAAGTTCGCTCTGGACGGCTTCTTCGGCTCTCTGCGGCGGGAGCTAGACGTGCAGGACGTGAACGTGGCCATCACCATGTGTGTCCTGGGCCTCCGGGATCGCGCCTCCACCGCCGAGGGAGTCAG GGGCATCACGAGGGCCAAGGCAGCCCCAGGGCCCAAGGCAGCCCTGGCCGTGATCCGCGGAGGTGCCACACGCGCCCCCGGCGTCTTCTACCCATGGCGCTTGCACCTGCTCTGCCTGCTCCGGGGCTGGCTGCCGCACCCGAGGGCCTGGTTCGTCCGCCAGGAGTTCAACGTCACCGCTGCCGCTGCTGCCTGA
- the HSD11B1L gene encoding hydroxysteroid 11-beta-dehydrogenase 1-like protein isoform X4: MTTLTLPAGGPRAADRGQCGRRGGPGLSLRPPGLTPGAHCPHGGPPAEGPRGGASRTRSLLMGLSGPGGLDYLVLNHLGANPAGTRSGSVQATRWLMQVNFLSYVQLTSLALPSLTDSKGSLVVVSSLLGHVPTSFSSPYSAAKFALDGFFGSLRRELDVQDVNVAITMCVLGLRDRASTAEGVRGITRAKAAPGPKAALAVIRGGATRAPGVFYPWRLHLLCLLRGWLPHPRAWFVRQEFNVTAAAAA, encoded by the exons ATGACAACTTTGACCCTG CCTGCAGGGGGCCCGCGTGCTGCTGACCGGGGCCAGTGCGGGCGTCGGGGAGGACCTGGCCTATCACTACGCCCGCCTGGGCTCACACCTGGTGCTCACTGCCCACACGGAGGCCCTCCTGCAGAAG GGCCCAGGGGCGGAGCCTCAAGGACTCGCTCCTTGCTGATGGGCCTCTCCGGGCCAGGAGGACTGGACTACCTCGTGCTCAACCATCTCGGCGCCAACCCGGCAGGCACGCGGTCCGGGAGCGTCCAGGCGACACGCTGGCTCATGCAG GTGAACTTCTTGAGTTACGTGCAACTGACTTCGTTGGCGCTGCCCAGCCTGACGGACAGCAAAGGCTCCCTGGTGGTCGTGTCCTCGCTGCTCG GCCATGTACCCACGTCCTTCTCCAGCCCGTACTCGGCAGCCAAGTTCGCTCTGGACGGCTTCTTCGGCTCTCTGCGGCGGGAGCTAGACGTGCAGGACGTGAACGTGGCCATCACCATGTGTGTCCTGGGCCTCCGGGATCGCGCCTCCACCGCCGAGGGAGTCAG GGGCATCACGAGGGCCAAGGCAGCCCCAGGGCCCAAGGCAGCCCTGGCCGTGATCCGCGGAGGTGCCACACGCGCCCCCGGCGTCTTCTACCCATGGCGCTTGCACCTGCTCTGCCTGCTCCGGGGCTGGCTGCCGCACCCGAGGGCCTGGTTCGTCCGCCAGGAGTTCAACGTCACCGCTGCCGCTGCTGCCTGA
- the RPL36 gene encoding 60S ribosomal protein L36, which translates to MALRYPMAVGLNKGHKVTKNVSKPRHSRRRGRLTKHTKFVRDMIREVCGFAPYERRAMELLKVSKDKRALKFIKKRVGTHIRAKRKREELSNVLAAMRKAAAKKD; encoded by the exons ATGGCTCTTCGCTACCCTATGGCCGTGGGCCTCAACAAGGGCCACAAGGTAACCAAGAACGTGAGCAAGCCGAGGCACAGCCGCCGCCGCGGG cgCCTCACCAAGCACACCAAGTTCGTGCGGGACATGATCCGAGAGGTGTGCGGCTTCGCCCCGTACGAGCGCCGAGCCATGGAGCTGCTCAAAGTCTCCAAGGACAAGCGCGCGCTCAAGTTCATCAAGAAAAGG GTGGGGACGCACATTCGggccaagaggaagagagaggagctgAGCAACGTGCTGGCAGCCATGCGGAAAGCGGCGGCCAAGAAGGACTGA
- the HSD11B1L gene encoding hydroxysteroid 11-beta-dehydrogenase 1-like protein isoform X2 yields MTTLTLPAGGPRAADRGQCGRRGGPGLSLRPPGLTPGAHCPHGGPPAEGGRELPEAGRSQGLLHRRGHGLPRGARARGAVCAGQAGRTGLPRAQPSRRQPGRHAVRERPGDTLAHAGELLELRATDFVGAAQPDGQQRLPGGRVLAARPCTHVLLQPVLGSQVRSGRLLRLSAAGARRAGRERGHHHVCPGPPGSRLHRRGSQGHHEGQGSPRAQGSPGRDPRRCHTRPRRLLPMALAPALPAPGLAAAPEGLVRPPGVQRHRCRCCLSFCG; encoded by the exons ATGACAACTTTGACCCTG CCTGCAGGGGGCCCGCGTGCTGCTGACCGGGGCCAGTGCGGGCGTCGGGGAGGACCTGGCCTATCACTACGCCCGCCTGGGCTCACACCTGGTGCTCACTGCCCACACGGAGGCCCTCCTGCAGAAG GTGGTAGGGAACTGCCGGAAGCTGGGCGCTCCCAAGGTCTTCTACATCGCCGCGGACATGGCCTCCCCCGAGGTGCCCGAGCGCGTGGTGCAGTTTGCGCTGGACAAGCTGG GAGGACTGGACTACCTCGTGCTCAACCATCTCGGCGCCAACCCGGCAGGCACGCGGTCCGGGAGCGTCCAGGCGACACGCTGGCTCATGCAG GTGAACTTCTTGAGTTACGTGCAACTGACTTCGTTGGCGCTGCCCAGCCTGACGGACAGCAAAGGCTCCCTGGTGGTCGTGTCCTCGCTGCTCG GCCATGTACCCACGTCCTTCTCCAGCCCGTACTCGGCAGCCAAGTTCGCTCTGGACGGCTTCTTCGGCTCTCTGCGGCGGGAGCTAGACGTGCAGGACGTGAACGTGGCCATCACCATGTGTGTCCTGGGCCTCCGGGATCGCGCCTCCACCGCCGAGGGAGTCAG GGGCATCACGAGGGCCAAGGCAGCCCCAGGGCCCAAGGCAGCCCTGGCCGTGATCCGCGGAGGTGCCACACGCGCCCCCGGCGTCTTCTACCCATGGCGCTTGCACCTGCTCTGCCTGCTCCGGGGCTGGCTGCCGCACCCGAGGGCCTGGTTCGTCCGCCAGGAGTTCAACGTCACCGCTGCCGCTGCTGCCTGAGCTTCTGCGGGTAG
- the HSD11B1L gene encoding hydroxysteroid 11-beta-dehydrogenase 1-like protein isoform X5: MTTLTLPAGGPRAADRGQCGRRGGPGLSLRPPGLTPGAHCPHGGPPAEGGLDYLVLNHLGANPAGTRSGSVQATRWLMQVNFLSYVQLTSLALPSLTDSKGSLVVVSSLLGHVPTSFSSPYSAAKFALDGFFGSLRRELDVQDVNVAITMCVLGLRDRASTAEGVRGITRAKAAPGPKAALAVIRGGATRAPGVFYPWRLHLLCLLRGWLPHPRAWFVRQEFNVTAAAAA, translated from the exons ATGACAACTTTGACCCTG CCTGCAGGGGGCCCGCGTGCTGCTGACCGGGGCCAGTGCGGGCGTCGGGGAGGACCTGGCCTATCACTACGCCCGCCTGGGCTCACACCTGGTGCTCACTGCCCACACGGAGGCCCTCCTGCAGAAG GAGGACTGGACTACCTCGTGCTCAACCATCTCGGCGCCAACCCGGCAGGCACGCGGTCCGGGAGCGTCCAGGCGACACGCTGGCTCATGCAG GTGAACTTCTTGAGTTACGTGCAACTGACTTCGTTGGCGCTGCCCAGCCTGACGGACAGCAAAGGCTCCCTGGTGGTCGTGTCCTCGCTGCTCG GCCATGTACCCACGTCCTTCTCCAGCCCGTACTCGGCAGCCAAGTTCGCTCTGGACGGCTTCTTCGGCTCTCTGCGGCGGGAGCTAGACGTGCAGGACGTGAACGTGGCCATCACCATGTGTGTCCTGGGCCTCCGGGATCGCGCCTCCACCGCCGAGGGAGTCAG GGGCATCACGAGGGCCAAGGCAGCCCCAGGGCCCAAGGCAGCCCTGGCCGTGATCCGCGGAGGTGCCACACGCGCCCCCGGCGTCTTCTACCCATGGCGCTTGCACCTGCTCTGCCTGCTCCGGGGCTGGCTGCCGCACCCGAGGGCCTGGTTCGTCCGCCAGGAGTTCAACGTCACCGCTGCCGCTGCTGCCTGA